In Bifidobacterium scardovii JCM 12489 = DSM 13734, the genomic stretch CACGGAAACGGCGTCTCACCATTCACTTTCGTCGCTGTCGCATCCTCGGCATCCCCGCCACGAACCGACACCCTCTGCCTTCCGATCTCCATCATGCCTTCCGATCTTCACCATGGTTCCCGATCTTCACAATGCCTTCCGATCTTCACCACGCCTTCCGATCTCCATCATGAATCTCGATCTTCACAATGCCTTCCGATCTTCACCACGCCTTCCGATCTCCATCATGAATCTCGATCTTCACCATGCCTTCCGATCTTCACCACGCCTTCCGATCTTCACCACGCCTTCCGATCTTCACCACGCCTTCCGATCTCCATCATGAATCTCGATCTTCACCATGGTTCTCGATCTCCATCCCGGCTTCCGGCACTCACCGAATGCCTCATCTCCATCACCTTTGCCGATCGCCCAACACATGTCCTGCACTGGGCGAATTCTCACTAATCGACCGGTCTTTCCAGCATCCCCGTCCTTCCGGTGTCCAATGGATCCGTTCGCCATTGGACGGTTCTTTCACTCGGGATAGTTCTTTTATTCAGGATATTTCTTTCATTCGGCACAGTTCTTTTATTCAGGACGGTTCTTTCACTCGGTATGCTTCTTTTATTCGGCACAAGTTCTCAGCCTTTCATATCGAAACCATCGCCCTGCGATCGGAAAACCATTCCATGATTCGTAGAAACCCGATTTCAATTCATAAAATCTCGGCTCCATACTTCACGGAATCCCGCCCGTTCCTACCGCACCGCCCCCTACCGCACCGGAACGACTAGCGTTGCAGCAGTCCAGCCCGGTAGTCTGCCACATGGGTCTGCTGCACCGGAACGACTATGCGTTGTCCGGCTTGAAGCACATCAGTCGACAGATCGTTCAACCGCATGAGCATGTCCACATTCTGCGAGACATCCCCGCCCTTCGGCGTGATGGACTCCGCATACGACCACAAGGTATCCCCCGGACGCACGGTATAACTGGTCACTTCAGTGGCCGACGGCATGGAATCGGCATGGTTCGGCGTCATCACGGACAGCACGCCCCATGCCAACAACGCACATGCCACCGCCACCACAATGCGACCGCGGCGATTCAGCCGCACGCCCTGTCCGCTCCGGCGGGACACGCCGGCTCCACGTATAACGGCATCATGCCCGTCCGCGCCGCTACGATCTCCCTGCATGTGATCATAACGACGATATTCGTCCAGCGCGCCGCGGGACCGCTTCACCGCGACAGAACGATCGGATCCCCGCACCGTTGCGGCTTGCACTATTGCACCCGTCATCGCCACCACATCCTTTCGAACACACGTTCTATAGAACATCTGTTCTGATTATGGCACATCTGTTCGACCGCCGCAACACGTCGTGTCGAACAGATGTTTGATTTAGCGCGACTTGCACGTTATGCTAGGAATATACGAAAGGAGCCGGCCGTGAGTACCATTCCCTTTACTCCGCAAGCATCGAAGAGCACGCCATCCGAAAGCGCGCTGACCGACCGCCAACGCAAGGTTCTGGACGCGATCCGGACCCACATCAACGAACGCGGCTTCGCTCCTTCATTCCGCGAAATCGGCGAAGCGGCCGGTCTGAAAAGCCCTTCCTCGGTCAAGCACCAGCTGCAGGTGCTTGAAGACAAAGGGTTCATCCGCATGAATGCGAACAAGGGACGGGCCATCGAATTGGTGGAAAACGCAGGAACGGACAAGACCGCCACCGCGGTGGCCACGATCATTCCCTTCCCCGACGACGCCAGCACATCGATACAGCAGTCGCGCGACGTTCCGCTGGTCGGCCGTATCGCCGCCGGCGTGCCCATCACCGCCGAGCAGCATGTGGACGATGTGATGCGTCTGCCCGAACGCCTGACCGGCACCGGCAACCTCTTCATGCTTGAGGTACACGGCGATTCGATGGTCGATGCGGCGATCTGCGACGGTGATTTCGTGGTGGTCCGCGAGCAGCAGTCCGCTGTCAACGGCGACATCGTCGCCGCGTTGCTCGACGACGAGGCCACCGTCAAAACATTCCGCAAGGACAATGGGCACGTCTGGCTCATGCCCCACAATCCCGCCTACTCCCCCATCGACGGCACCCACGCCCAGATCATGGGCAAAGTGGTCACGGTGCTGCGCAAGATCTGAATCGCATCACCTCATAACCTTCTTACGGCCGTGCGGAAGCTCTTTTACGAGAACTTCCGCACGGCCGATTCCATATTCGTCTATATTGTGACGCCGCCCGACTCGGCAGCATCCACTACTACAGCGGCCTGCCTCATATTTGCCTTATAGCCGACCGAGTTTTCTCTCCGCCGATCGACCCAACAAGGCAACTCTGCCAGAAACCAGAAGCATTGCTTCGCGGAGACGTATGCCAGCGAAGCACAACCTATGGAGACTAAGAGCGACGCCCTAGTTACAAGACGGCATCGCAACCCAACCACGGCATATCCTCGATCGTATAGAAGAACCGTCCCGCCAAGAGAGACCTCAGCGGAGCATACCGCATAGAAACCCCAAACTTCACCCCGCCACGAAGCCCCAGCACGGCACACCCAATAGAGACCAGAAGCAACACCCCGCCAAGAAGCATGTCAGCGCAGCAACACCCATAGAGGCTACGAGCGGCGCACCGCCTAGAAGACGATAGCGCAGCACAACCACGACCATATAGAAGAACCACCCCGCCAAAAAACCCTCAGCGGAGCATACCGCATAGAAACCCCAAACGCCACACCGCCGCGAAGGCCTAGCAGGTCGCACCCCTCAAAGGCTAGAAGCAACACCCCGCCAAGAGGCGTGTCAGCGAGGCAACGCTTCTAGTATCCTGCGTCGTAGTTCGTGTACTATGTCTGGCTCCCCTCTTGGAGGGGAGCTGGCCGCGAAGCGGCCTGAGGGGAGCATTACCGAGAACATCTGAATCAAGCCGATTCGCATGCGCTCCCCTCAGTCGGCTACGCCGACAGCTCCCCTCTTGGAGGGGAGCCAGAATTACTAAACGAATTAACAGCGCGGGATACTAGAGGATCGCGTCACAGGCCCGCCGCTTATACGGCTTCACCGCGATCGCAGGCTGGCAACAGGGCAACAAGCTTGCCGCCCCATCCCTGCTCGCCCGGCCATCAGCCACTCGCCCGGCCATTAACAACCCGCGCGCAACCACTCACACGCCCATCCCCCACAACCGCCCACACGGCTGCCCGCGCACGGCTATTCGTGCAGCTGCTCGGCGCTCGGCGTGGTATAGCCCTCCGGCTCCAACTGGAAGGTGGTGTGCGGCACCGAAACCGGAAAATGCTCGCGCAGGCAGTCCTGCAACTGGGACAGCACGTCGGCGGCCTGCTCCATGGTCAGGCCCCGGTCCACCACCACATGGGCCATGAGGATCGGCATGCCGGTAGACACGGTGCTGGCGTGCAGGTCGTGCACCGCGACCACATGCGGCACGCCTTCCATGTGCTCGCGCACCGCATCGAGGTCCAAACCGTCTGGGGTCTCCTCCAGCAGCACCTTCACCGCATTGCGCAGCAGCATGATGGCGCGGGGGATCATCAGCAGCGCGATCAGGCCACCGGCGACCGCGTCGAATCCGTCCCATCCGGTCGACATCATGACCACGGCGGACAGCACCACGGCGACCGACCCGAGCGCGTCGTTCATCACCTCAAGGAATGCGGCCTTCATGTTCATGTTGCCGGAACGCTGCCCGGCGAGGATCATGATCGATCCGACGTTGGCGGCCAGGCCGAGTATGCCGAAGAACAGCAGCAATCCGATGTCCTGGATTTCGCCGGCGCCGTGGCCGAACAGCCGCATTCCGGCCTCGACCAGCGCGTAGACGCCGACGACCAGCAGCACCAGCGCGCTCGCGGCGGCGGTGATCACCTCAAGGCGGGCCCAGCCCCACGTGCGGCTGTTGCTCGGTTTGCGCTGCATGAGGATCGCGGTCACCGTGGAGGCGATCAGCACCGACATGTCGGTGAGCATATGCCCGGCATCCACCAGCAGGGCCAGCGACCCGGTGATGATCGCCCCGACGACCTCGGCGACGAACACCGTGCTCGTCAGCGTGAGCGTCATCACCAGCCTGCGCTGATGGGCCTTGCCGTCGGCGCCTTCCATAACGTTTGCGGTAGCGTGATCGTGGGCCATTCGGCACCTCACTTCCTGTCCGAATGGTTGAGACCGCTTCTCACAACCATTCTCATTTCCCTGTAAAACCACGAAACCCCGGCGCAAGGCCGGGGTTTCGTACCGTATTCGATTATCGCAAATGCGATGATAGCCTCCCCCGAAAGGAAAGCCATCCGTTTCACCTGTCAGTGAATCGTCGTCGGCGCATGCGCCCCGACGATCGACCGCCTGAATCAGAAGCCGAACTGGGCGGCGGTCTCTTTCAGCGTCTCAGCGGAGCGCTTGAGGGCCGCGAGCTCCTTGTCGGAGACCGGGGTGTTGATGGTGTTGTTGACGCCCTGGCGGTTCAGGAGGGTCGGGACGGACATGCAGATGTCGGAGATGCCGTGGAAGTCCTTGAGCATGGAGCTCACGGGCAGGATGCGGTTGGTGTCGTGCAGCACGGCCTCGATGATGTCGACGCCGGACATGCCGATCGCGTAGTTGGTCGCGCCCTTGCCGTTGATGATCTTGTAGGCGGCGTTCTTGACCTCCTGGTGGATCTCCTCACGCTTGGCGGCATCGAGCGGATCGTGGCCGGGCAGCGGGCTCCAGTCGCACATGGGGACGCCACCGATGGTGGCGGAGGCCCACAGCGGCACCTCGGAGTCGCCGTGCTCGCCGGCGATGTAGGCGTGCACGTTCTTGACGTTGACGCCGGTCTGCTGGGCGATCAGGAAGCGCAGGCGGGCGGAGTCCAGGTTGGTGCCGGAGCCGAAGACCTGGTTCTCGGGCAGGCCGGTGAGCTTCTGGGCCACGTGCGTGGCGATGTCGACCGGGTTGGTGATGAGCATGTAGATGGCGTTCGGGGCGACCTTGACCAGGTTCGGCATGATGGCCTTGAGGATGTTGACTGTGGCGCCAACGAGCTCCAGGCGGGACTGGCCCGGCTTCTGGCGCGGACCGGCGGTGATGACGACCATGTCGGCGTCACGGCAGATCTCCGGGTCATCAGAACCGTCGATGGACACGGTCGGGTAGAAGCTGGAGCCGTGCTGCATATCGAGCACCTCGGCCTCGACGCGCTCCTTGGCGATGTCCTCGAGGACGATCTCACGCGCGATGCCGCGCTGGGCGGCGGCGAAGGCGAGGGTGGAGCCGACGGCGCCGGCACCGATAACAGCGAGCTTGGTGGGCTTGGTGAGTGATTCAGCCATGTTGTTCTATGACCTCTCTTGAAATGTGCGCCGATTATGTCGGCATTCAATCAAACAACACATTCACTCTATCCACACACGCTGACGTTTACCCCCGTAATGGTTTTTTCACAATAAGTGATTTTGCTCACATTCTGGCGCCATGCCGTCACTCGTCGATGGACTGCTCCATCACCTGCGCGGCGAGTCGGCTCCCCACCTCCGCCTCGACCATCATGCCGTCGTCGCGGTACTCCACCTCGATCACATGGCCGTATTCGCGGATCCGCGACACCAGCGCCCCGGCCGTGTACGGCAGCAGCGCGCGCACATGCACATGCGGCACGGGCAGCATCGACTCGACCCGCTCGCGCAGCGCGTCGATCCCCTCGCCGGTGAACGCCGACACGATATGCGCATCCGGTTCGAGCGCGGCAAGGCGCTCGCGCGTCACCCCGTCGATGCGGTCGGCCTTGTTGAACACGAGGATGCGGGGAATGTCGGCCGCCCCGTCGATGTCGGCGAGCACGTCGTTCACCGCGTCGATCTGCGAGAACGGATCCGGGTGGGAGCCGTCGACCACGTGCACGATCAGATCCGCCTCGGCGACCTCCTCGAGCGTCGACTTGAACGCCTCGACCAGCTGCGTCGGCAGCCGGCGCACGAACCCGACCGTGTCGACGTAGGCGTAGAGCCGCCCGTCCTTGGCGCGGGCGCGGCGCACGGCGGTATCGAGGGTGGCGAACAGCGCGTTCTCAACCAGTTCCGCCGATCCGGTCAGCCGGTTCGTCAGCGAGGACTTGCCGGCGTTCGTATAGCCGACGACGGCCACGGTAGGCAGCTCGTAGCGCCGGCGGGATCCGCGCTTGACCTCGCGGGCCGGCGCCATCTCGCGTATCTGCTTGCGCAGCCTGGCGATGCGCGTGCGGATCACGCGGCGGTCCATCTCGATCTTCGTCTCGCCGGGGCCTCGCGATCCGATGCCGGCGTCCGCGCCGGCCGCGCGGCCGCCGGCCTGGCGCGACAGCGACCCGCCCCAGCCGCGCAGTCGCGGCAGCATGTATTCGAGCTGCGCGAGCTCCACCTGGGCCTTGCCCTCGCGACTGGTCGCATGCTGGGCGAAAATGTCGAGGATCACCGCGGTGCGGTCCACCACCTTCACCTTGGTGGCGTCCTCGAGCGCACGGCGCTGGCTGGGCGGCAGATCGTCGTCGACGATGATCGTGTCGGCCTCCTCGCGCGCCACCACGTCGGCGATCTCCTTGGCCTTGCCGGACCCAACGTAGGTGGCCGCATCGGGGCGCAGACGGTGCTGCAGCAGGCCGTCGCACACCACGGCGCCGGCGGTTTCGGCGAGCGCCGCCAGCTCGCGCAGGGATTCCTCGGCCGCGGACGCGGTGGTGACGGCGCTCGACCACACGCCGACCAGCACGACGCGCTCAAGGCGCACCTTGCGGTATTCGACCTCGGTGACGTCCTGCAATTCGCCGAGGCCGGCGACGTGCTTGAGCGCATTGCGCGACTCGCGCTCCTCCCAGACCTCGTCGCCGGGACCGCCGGGCACCCCGGGCGCCCCGGAACGGTCATGCTCGTCGAGCAGTACCTCCGACTGGTCGGCCAGCACGCCGGTCAGCACCGGCTCGTCCTGCATGCTGCGGATATCGTCTGCTCGGGTATCGGACTGGGTCAATGGCACCTCTGCTGCTGGTAAGAACACGATTGAACTATGGCTTTGCCATTATCGGCGAATTGCGCGACAAGGCGCCGGCCCCGGGCGGGCGGCGATCGCGGGGGCAATATCGTGGGCCGTTTACTATCATGGGTGCGTACCGTGGAATGGATGAGGTGTAAAGGGACGATGAGCACGAAGCATGCGACGCAGGGCGGAACCGCCAATGAACAGTACTTTTCCGCCGAACCGTCGTCGAAGGACGTCCGCCGCGAGCTGACCGTCTCGTTGCGCGGCGTCGAGACGCCGGTCGAGGTGTCCAACGGCGTCTTCTCCGGCTCGCGGCTGGATCTGGGCACCGCGGTGCTGCTCCGCGAGGCGCCCGAGCCGCCCGAATCAGGCTCGTTCCTCGATCTGGGCTGCGGGTGGGGGCCGGTCGCCCTGTCGATGGCCATGGCCTCCCCCGCCGCCACCGTGTGGGCGGTGGACGTGAACGAGCGGGCGCTGGAGCTGACCGAGGCCAACGCGAAGCGCAACGGGTGCGGGAACATCCGCGCCGCCTTGGCCGATCAGGTCCCCGGCGACGCCGTATTCGACGTGATCTGGTCGAATCCGCCGATCCGCATCGGCAAGGAGGCGCTGCACGGACTGCTCATGGCCTGGCTGCCCCGGCTGAATCCGGACGGCGGCGTGGCCTATCTGGTGGTGCAGAAGAACCTCGGCGCCGACTCGCTGATCCCGTGGCTGGCGTCCGCGCTCGGCGACGGCTACGCGGTGTCGAAATACCATTCCGCCAAGGGCTACCGCGTGATCGAAGTGGCGAGAAGCCGCTGAGCGCGAACCCGGCGAACAGCACAGTCATCGAAAGCACAGTCATTTATGAGATTTGATTATCCAGCCGAACTGCCGGTGTCGGCGGCGCGCGACGACATCGCGCGGGCCGTCCGTTCCAGCCAGGTCGTGATCGTGTCCGGTCAGACCGGCTCGGGCAAGACCACGCAGCTGCCGAAGATCCTGCTGGAGCTCGGCCGCGGCACGCACGGCAAGCAGATCGTGCACACGCAGCCGCGGCGTATCGCCGCACGCACGGTCGCCGAACGCATCGCCAGCGA encodes the following:
- a CDS encoding LysM peptidoglycan-binding domain-containing protein, which encodes MTGAIVQAATVRGSDRSVAVKRSRGALDEYRRYDHMQGDRSGADGHDAVIRGAGVSRRSGQGVRLNRRGRIVVAVACALLAWGVLSVMTPNHADSMPSATEVTSYTVRPGDTLWSYAESITPKGGDVSQNVDMLMRLNDLSTDVLQAGQRIVVPVQQTHVADYRAGLLQR
- the lexA gene encoding transcriptional repressor LexA, whose translation is MSTIPFTPQASKSTPSESALTDRQRKVLDAIRTHINERGFAPSFREIGEAAGLKSPSSVKHQLQVLEDKGFIRMNANKGRAIELVENAGTDKTATAVATIIPFPDDASTSIQQSRDVPLVGRIAAGVPITAEQHVDDVMRLPERLTGTGNLFMLEVHGDSMVDAAICDGDFVVVREQQSAVNGDIVAALLDDEATVKTFRKDNGHVWLMPHNPAYSPIDGTHAQIMGKVVTVLRKI
- a CDS encoding cation diffusion facilitator family transporter, translated to MAHDHATANVMEGADGKAHQRRLVMTLTLTSTVFVAEVVGAIITGSLALLVDAGHMLTDMSVLIASTVTAILMQRKPSNSRTWGWARLEVITAAASALVLLVVGVYALVEAGMRLFGHGAGEIQDIGLLLFFGILGLAANVGSIMILAGQRSGNMNMKAAFLEVMNDALGSVAVVLSAVVMMSTGWDGFDAVAGGLIALLMIPRAIMLLRNAVKVLLEETPDGLDLDAVREHMEGVPHVVAVHDLHASTVSTGMPILMAHVVVDRGLTMEQAADVLSQLQDCLREHFPVSVPHTTFQLEPEGYTTPSAEQLHE
- a CDS encoding L-lactate dehydrogenase, whose protein sequence is MAESLTKPTKLAVIGAGAVGSTLAFAAAQRGIAREIVLEDIAKERVEAEVLDMQHGSSFYPTVSIDGSDDPEICRDADMVVITAGPRQKPGQSRLELVGATVNILKAIMPNLVKVAPNAIYMLITNPVDIATHVAQKLTGLPENQVFGSGTNLDSARLRFLIAQQTGVNVKNVHAYIAGEHGDSEVPLWASATIGGVPMCDWSPLPGHDPLDAAKREEIHQEVKNAAYKIINGKGATNYAIGMSGVDIIEAVLHDTNRILPVSSMLKDFHGISDICMSVPTLLNRQGVNNTINTPVSDKELAALKRSAETLKETAAQFGF
- the hflX gene encoding GTPase HflX; its protein translation is MQDEPVLTGVLADQSEVLLDEHDRSGAPGVPGGPGDEVWEERESRNALKHVAGLGELQDVTEVEYRKVRLERVVLVGVWSSAVTTASAAEESLRELAALAETAGAVVCDGLLQHRLRPDAATYVGSGKAKEIADVVAREEADTIIVDDDLPPSQRRALEDATKVKVVDRTAVILDIFAQHATSREGKAQVELAQLEYMLPRLRGWGGSLSRQAGGRAAGADAGIGSRGPGETKIEMDRRVIRTRIARLRKQIREMAPAREVKRGSRRRYELPTVAVVGYTNAGKSSLTNRLTGSAELVENALFATLDTAVRRARAKDGRLYAYVDTVGFVRRLPTQLVEAFKSTLEEVAEADLIVHVVDGSHPDPFSQIDAVNDVLADIDGAADIPRILVFNKADRIDGVTRERLAALEPDAHIVSAFTGEGIDALRERVESMLPVPHVHVRALLPYTAGALVSRIREYGHVIEVEYRDDGMMVEAEVGSRLAAQVMEQSIDE
- a CDS encoding class I SAM-dependent methyltransferase — protein: MSTKHATQGGTANEQYFSAEPSSKDVRRELTVSLRGVETPVEVSNGVFSGSRLDLGTAVLLREAPEPPESGSFLDLGCGWGPVALSMAMASPAATVWAVDVNERALELTEANAKRNGCGNIRAALADQVPGDAVFDVIWSNPPIRIGKEALHGLLMAWLPRLNPDGGVAYLVVQKNLGADSLIPWLASALGDGYAVSKYHSAKGYRVIEVARSR